The following are from one region of the Vibrio hyugaensis genome:
- the gspL gene encoding type II secretion system protein GspL yields the protein MSEFLTVRLSSEQQSTIPWLVWSTQQQDVIASGELAGWEHLDELASYADQRQVIALLASNDVVLTEVDIPPGAARQFDSMLPYLVEDEVAQDVDNLHFTVLDKQAEKAQICAVERAWIQTILQRFSSQGIVIKRILPDVLALPVHEENSSAVALGEQWLIRHSNTQGAVVDASWLDLYLSAYLQANEGWKLDCYSSIPESSLPEAWVAKPEEMAMALLAKGVTESKVNLLTGSFKPKSSWGKYVKVWQKAAIAAGVLLVVLVGQQLLVVHKYEAQAQAYREESERIFRQIFPNKKRIPTVSYLKRQMTDEERRLSGGTSETAMLSWIAALPTTLGQVTDLEITSFKYDGQRGEVRIQASSSDFQPFEQARVKLAEKFTVEQGQLNRNGNVVIGSFVLKRL from the coding sequence GTGAGCGAGTTTCTGACCGTTCGGCTGAGTAGCGAACAACAAAGTACCATTCCATGGTTGGTGTGGTCGACACAACAGCAAGACGTGATTGCCAGTGGTGAACTCGCCGGATGGGAACATCTGGATGAGTTGGCGTCTTACGCTGATCAGCGACAAGTGATTGCCTTGTTAGCCAGTAATGATGTTGTGCTGACAGAAGTAGACATCCCGCCGGGTGCTGCTCGTCAGTTTGATAGCATGCTGCCTTATTTGGTGGAAGATGAAGTCGCACAAGACGTGGATAACCTGCATTTCACAGTATTAGACAAGCAAGCAGAGAAAGCGCAAATTTGTGCTGTTGAGCGTGCTTGGATCCAAACCATTTTGCAGCGTTTTTCCAGTCAAGGTATTGTAATTAAGCGTATCCTTCCTGATGTGCTGGCGTTGCCTGTGCATGAAGAAAACAGCTCTGCGGTTGCGTTGGGTGAGCAATGGCTAATTCGTCATTCTAATACTCAAGGTGCGGTGGTCGATGCGTCGTGGCTAGATTTATACCTTTCTGCTTATCTGCAAGCGAATGAAGGATGGAAACTTGATTGTTACAGTTCGATTCCTGAATCTTCACTCCCAGAGGCTTGGGTCGCAAAGCCTGAAGAAATGGCGATGGCACTACTTGCTAAAGGTGTTACTGAAAGCAAGGTCAACCTATTAACGGGTAGCTTCAAGCCAAAATCGTCTTGGGGTAAGTACGTAAAAGTCTGGCAAAAAGCTGCTATCGCTGCGGGTGTGCTATTGGTTGTTCTTGTGGGGCAGCAATTGCTGGTGGTCCATAAATATGAGGCGCAAGCACAAGCCTATCGTGAAGAAAGTGAACGCATTTTCCGCCAAATTTTCCCGAACAAGAAGCGAATTCCAACGGTCAGTTACCTGAAGCGTCAGATGACCGATGAAGAGCGTCGTCTTTCTGGTGGTACAAGTGAAACAGCAATGCTGTCTTGGATAGCGGCACTGCCAACGACACTGGGTCAGGTTACAGATCTAGAGATAACCAGCTTTAAATACGATGGCCAACGCGGTGAAGTACGCATTCAAGCAAGCAGTTCAGATTTCCAACCGTTTGAGCAAGCGCGTGTGAAATTGGCAGAAAAGTTCACTGTTGAACAAGGTCAGCTGAATCGCAACGGAAATGTTGTGATAGGCAGCTTTGTACTAAAACGTTTGTGA
- a CDS encoding type II secretion system protein N, which yields MKRAILYVVIFIAFFSTSLIVGLPVSWVLQQVPTVRGLEIQDAQGSVWQGRASNISWQRQNLGEVNWDFQLSSLFTGKAEFAVRFGRGSDMDVRGRGLVGYSLTGGPYAENLVASIPAAKVVEQARIPVPVGVDGQLELNIRHATYAAPWCKTGEGTLVWNASGIQSPLGSLELGPVIADLNCKDSVLSASGEQKSKQVSAAFSAELMPNQRYSTKAWFKPGAEFPSGMSDQLKWLGNPNAQGQYEFDYKGRF from the coding sequence GTGAAGCGAGCAATACTTTACGTTGTTATATTCATAGCCTTTTTCTCCACAAGTTTGATTGTTGGTTTGCCTGTTTCTTGGGTGCTTCAACAAGTACCGACGGTAAGAGGGTTAGAGATTCAAGATGCCCAAGGCTCTGTGTGGCAAGGCCGTGCTTCTAACATCAGCTGGCAGCGTCAAAATCTCGGTGAGGTAAATTGGGATTTCCAACTATCAAGCTTATTCACTGGTAAAGCGGAATTCGCCGTACGTTTTGGCCGTGGAAGTGATATGGACGTTCGTGGTCGTGGTTTGGTTGGTTATAGCCTAACTGGTGGTCCATACGCTGAAAATTTGGTTGCATCGATTCCGGCTGCCAAAGTAGTGGAGCAAGCGCGTATTCCTGTGCCAGTTGGTGTTGATGGTCAGCTTGAGCTCAATATCCGTCATGCGACTTACGCGGCACCTTGGTGTAAAACGGGTGAAGGTACACTAGTTTGGAATGCGAGTGGCATTCAAAGCCCGCTCGGTAGCCTTGAACTTGGCCCTGTGATTGCCGATCTGAACTGTAAAGACAGCGTACTATCGGCATCAGGTGAGCAAAAGAGCAAGCAAGTGTCCGCAGCGTTTTCTGCCGAGTTGATGCCAAATCAGCGCTACTCTACCAAAGCGTGGTTTAAACCTGGGGCGGAGTTCCCATCAGGGATGAGTGACCAACTGAAATGGTTGGGCAACCCGAACGCTCAAGGCCAATACGAGTTTGATTACAAAGGGCGTTTCTAG
- the gspH gene encoding type II secretion system minor pseudopilin GspH — protein sequence MQKHRGFTLIEILLVLVLLSLTAVAVIATLPTSQKDLSKQYAQSFFQRLQLLNEEAVLSGKDFGLRVDDVKSTYVLLSLTQDGWQPLELKQIPSETKLEGDISLQLDLGGGAWDDDDRLFEPGSLFDEDMFAEEDDKEKKKVKPPQVFIFSSAEVTPFSLSFFPEDGDAFNDGWRVIGKETGEILLLEPGEELEDDNNATF from the coding sequence ATGCAAAAACATCGTGGTTTTACATTAATAGAAATTCTATTGGTGCTGGTTTTGTTATCTCTTACCGCAGTCGCCGTAATAGCGACCCTGCCTACCAGTCAGAAAGATCTTTCCAAACAATATGCTCAAAGCTTTTTCCAGCGCTTACAGCTACTGAATGAAGAAGCCGTACTGAGCGGCAAAGACTTTGGTTTACGTGTTGATGATGTGAAATCCACTTACGTCTTGCTCAGCTTAACCCAAGATGGATGGCAACCATTGGAATTGAAACAGATTCCGAGTGAGACCAAATTGGAAGGCGATATTTCGCTGCAATTGGATCTTGGTGGTGGCGCATGGGACGATGACGACCGACTATTTGAACCCGGTTCTTTGTTTGATGAGGACATGTTTGCGGAAGAAGATGACAAAGAGAAAAAGAAAGTGAAGCCACCTCAGGTATTCATTTTCTCTAGTGCAGAAGTAACGCCATTTAGTTTGTCTTTCTTTCCTGAAGATGGCGACGCATTTAACGATGGTTGGCGCGTTATTGGCAAAGAAACCGGCGAAATCTTGTTACTAGAGCCTGGTGAAGAATTGGAAGACGACAACAATGCGACATTCTAA
- the gspD gene encoding type II secretion system secretin GspD, translating into MKHWFSKSAWLLAGTLLCAPGAMANDFSASFKGTDIQEFINIVGRNLEKTIIVDPSVRGKIDVRSYDVLNEEQYYSFFLNVLEVYGYAVVEMDNGVLKVIKAKDSKTSAIPVLGDGSAKGDSVITRVVAVRNVSVRELSPLLRQLIDNAGAGNVVHYDPANIILITGRAAVVNRLAEIIKRVDQAGDKEIELVELRNASAAEMVRIVEALNKTTNQKSTPEFLEPKIVADERTNSILISGDPKVRARLKRLIRQLDVEMATKGNNRVVYLKYAKAEDLVDVLKGVSDNLQAEKQAGQKGASSSQRGEVVIAAHEATNSLVLTAPPDIMMALQDVISQLDIRRAQVLIEALIVEMSEGDGINLGVQWGNLETGAVIQYGNSGASIGSVMVGLEEAKDQTRTEYYTNSDGERTPYDVTESGDYSTLASALSGVNGAAMSIVMGDWTALISAVSSDSNSNILSSPSITVMDNGEASFIVGEEVPVITGSTAGSNNDNPFQTVDRKEVGIKLKVVPQINEGDSVQLTIEQEVSNVLGANGAVDVRFAKRQLNTSVMIQDGQMLVLGGLVDERALESESKVPLLGDIPVIGQLFKSTSTQTEKRNLMVFIKPTIIRDGMTADGITQRKYNFIRAEQLYKAQEGLKLMDDSKIPVMPEFGEDRKHPAEIQAFIDQMVKNNG; encoded by the coding sequence GTGAAACATTGGTTTAGCAAAAGTGCTTGGTTACTTGCAGGGACTCTTCTCTGCGCACCGGGTGCGATGGCGAACGATTTTAGTGCTAGCTTCAAAGGCACTGACATTCAAGAATTCATCAACATTGTTGGTCGTAACCTAGAAAAGACCATCATCGTTGACCCGTCAGTACGCGGCAAAATCGACGTACGCAGCTATGACGTTCTAAATGAAGAGCAATACTACAGCTTCTTCCTTAACGTACTAGAGGTGTATGGTTATGCGGTTGTAGAAATGGACAACGGCGTACTTAAAGTCATTAAAGCAAAAGACTCAAAGACATCTGCCATTCCAGTCTTAGGTGACGGCAGTGCGAAAGGCGATAGTGTCATTACTCGCGTGGTCGCGGTTCGTAACGTATCGGTTCGCGAACTTTCTCCACTGCTGCGTCAGCTGATTGATAACGCGGGTGCCGGTAACGTAGTGCACTATGACCCTGCTAACATCATTTTGATCACAGGTCGTGCCGCGGTCGTAAACCGCCTTGCGGAAATCATTAAACGGGTTGACCAAGCGGGTGATAAAGAAATCGAATTAGTCGAGCTACGCAATGCTTCTGCTGCTGAGATGGTTCGTATCGTTGAGGCCCTGAACAAAACGACGAATCAAAAAAGTACGCCTGAATTCCTTGAGCCTAAAATCGTTGCTGATGAGCGTACCAACTCAATCCTGATTTCTGGTGATCCCAAAGTGCGAGCACGCCTTAAGCGATTGATTCGTCAACTTGATGTTGAAATGGCGACGAAAGGTAATAACCGCGTGGTTTACCTCAAGTATGCGAAAGCCGAAGACTTGGTTGACGTATTAAAAGGGGTGTCTGACAACCTACAAGCTGAGAAGCAAGCGGGTCAAAAAGGTGCATCAAGCTCACAACGTGGCGAAGTGGTGATTGCCGCTCACGAAGCGACCAACTCTTTGGTGCTGACTGCGCCGCCAGATATCATGATGGCGCTACAAGACGTGATTTCTCAACTGGATATCCGTCGTGCACAAGTTCTGATTGAAGCATTGATCGTTGAAATGTCTGAAGGCGACGGCATCAACCTTGGCGTTCAATGGGGTAACCTAGAAACAGGTGCGGTTATTCAATACGGCAACTCTGGAGCGTCAATTGGTAGCGTAATGGTTGGTCTTGAAGAAGCAAAAGATCAAACTCGAACTGAATACTACACAAACTCAGATGGTGAACGTACGCCATATGATGTTACTGAATCTGGTGACTACTCAACTTTGGCATCTGCACTTAGCGGTGTAAATGGTGCAGCGATGAGTATTGTAATGGGTGATTGGACAGCGTTGATCAGTGCTGTTTCATCGGATTCAAACTCAAACATTCTATCTTCTCCAAGCATTACAGTGATGGATAACGGTGAAGCGTCATTTATCGTTGGTGAAGAAGTGCCAGTAATTACAGGCTCGACAGCAGGGTCGAATAACGACAACCCATTCCAAACAGTTGACCGTAAAGAAGTAGGCATCAAACTGAAAGTGGTGCCTCAAATCAACGAAGGCGATTCAGTGCAACTGACTATTGAGCAGGAAGTATCAAACGTTCTGGGCGCGAATGGTGCGGTGGACGTACGTTTCGCGAAGCGTCAGTTGAATACCTCAGTGATGATTCAAGATGGTCAGATGTTAGTTCTGGGTGGTTTGGTTGATGAGCGTGCGTTAGAAAGTGAATCGAAAGTGCCGCTACTGGGTGATATTCCTGTCATTGGTCAACTGTTCAAGTCGACTAGCACGCAAACAGAAAAACGTAACCTTATGGTATTCATCAAGCCAACCATCATCCGCGATGGTATGACGGCTGATGGCATCACTCAGCGTAAGTACAACTTCATTCGTGCAGAGCAGCTTTATAAAGCGCAAGAAGGCTTGAAGTTGATGGATGACTCTAAGATTCCAGTCATGCCTGAATTTGGTGAAGATCGTAAACACCCTGCAGAAATTCAAGCGTTCATCGATCAGATGGTAAAGAATAATGGTTGA
- the gspJ gene encoding type II secretion system minor pseudopilin GspJ has translation MKSNRGFTLIEVLVSIAIFASLSVAAYQVVSQVQRSNVLSQERTQRLNELQRAMVMMDNDFRQMAMRQMRTNGEEPSKQLLFWSEYLLDSDAKGVMFARLGWHNPQQQFPRGEVTKVGYRIKDEVLQRVWWRYPDTPVGQEGIVTPLLTQVEEFDMRFYDGKAWKKTWESKQELPKAVSVVLKLKDYGEISRTYLTSGGKISASGQDDSSNDESSGGNNG, from the coding sequence ATGAAATCGAATCGAGGCTTTACCTTGATTGAGGTGCTCGTCTCGATTGCTATTTTTGCGAGCTTAAGCGTTGCTGCCTATCAAGTGGTCTCGCAGGTGCAACGCAGTAATGTGTTATCGCAAGAACGTACGCAGCGTTTGAACGAGTTGCAACGTGCAATGGTGATGATGGATAACGATTTCCGTCAAATGGCCATGCGTCAGATGCGAACCAATGGCGAAGAGCCATCAAAGCAGTTGTTGTTTTGGTCGGAATACCTGCTTGATTCGGATGCGAAAGGCGTGATGTTTGCGCGTTTGGGGTGGCACAATCCCCAGCAGCAATTCCCACGTGGTGAAGTCACGAAAGTTGGCTATCGCATTAAAGATGAAGTTCTACAGCGTGTATGGTGGCGTTACCCAGATACACCCGTTGGACAAGAAGGTATTGTGACACCGCTTCTGACTCAGGTCGAAGAATTTGATATGCGTTTCTACGATGGCAAAGCGTGGAAAAAAACATGGGAAAGTAAGCAAGAGTTACCGAAAGCGGTTTCTGTTGTTTTGAAACTCAAAGACTACGGTGAGATCAGCCGTACTTACTTAACCTCTGGAGGCAAGATCAGCGCCTCTGGGCAAGATGACTCATCCAATGATGAATCCTCCGGAGGCAATAATGGCTAA
- the gspE gene encoding type II secretion system ATPase GspE, giving the protein MVDMLDTAPSMRRLPFSFANRFKLVLETEHPERPPILYYVEPLNPAALVEVRRVLKQNFIPQPMDKEAFDKKLTEAYQRDSSEARQLMEDIGADSDDFFSLAEELPHDEDLLESEDDAPIIKLINAMLGEAIKEGASDIHIETFEKTLSIRFRVDGVLREVLTPSRKLAPLLVSRVKVMAKLDIAEKRVPQDGRISLRIGGRAVDVRVSTMPSSHGERVVMRLLDKNATRLDLHSLGMTPSVHDNFGRLIQRPHGIILVTGPTGSGKSTTLYAGLQEINSNERNILTVEDPIEFDIDGIGQTQVNPKVDMTFARGLRAILRQDPDVVMVGEIRDLETAQIAVQASLTGHLVMSTLHTNTAVGAITRLRDMGIEPFLISSSLLGVLAQRLVRTLCSDCKEPYEADKEQKKLFGLEEHESLVLHRATGCEVCNQKGYRGRTGIHELLMVDEQVQELIHSEAGEQEIEKAVRQHTPSIRSDGLSKVSRGITSLEEVMRVTKEA; this is encoded by the coding sequence ATGGTTGATATGTTAGACACAGCGCCAAGCATGCGCCGTCTGCCATTCAGTTTTGCCAACCGCTTTAAACTGGTGTTGGAGACGGAGCACCCTGAGCGCCCTCCAATCCTGTATTACGTCGAGCCGCTCAACCCTGCGGCTTTGGTTGAAGTACGCCGTGTACTGAAACAAAACTTTATTCCTCAACCGATGGACAAAGAAGCGTTCGATAAAAAGCTAACTGAAGCTTACCAGCGTGACTCTTCTGAAGCCCGTCAGTTGATGGAAGACATTGGCGCAGACAGTGACGACTTTTTCTCATTGGCAGAAGAGCTGCCACATGATGAGGACTTGCTAGAGTCTGAAGATGATGCGCCCATCATCAAATTGATCAACGCCATGCTTGGTGAAGCTATCAAGGAAGGGGCATCGGATATTCATATCGAAACGTTCGAGAAAACCCTTTCTATTCGTTTCCGTGTCGATGGTGTATTGCGTGAAGTCTTAACCCCAAGCCGTAAACTCGCCCCTTTGCTGGTTTCTCGTGTAAAGGTAATGGCGAAGCTGGATATCGCAGAAAAACGCGTCCCTCAAGACGGTCGTATTTCTCTGCGTATCGGTGGCCGAGCAGTCGATGTTCGTGTTTCTACCATGCCTTCATCGCATGGTGAGCGTGTGGTAATGCGTCTATTGGACAAAAACGCAACGCGTCTAGATTTACACAGTTTGGGCATGACGCCATCGGTGCACGATAACTTTGGTCGCCTGATTCAACGTCCACACGGTATCATCTTGGTGACCGGCCCGACAGGTTCGGGTAAATCAACGACCTTGTACGCGGGCTTGCAAGAGATCAACAGCAACGAACGTAATATTCTGACGGTAGAAGACCCAATCGAATTCGATATCGATGGTATCGGCCAGACGCAGGTTAACCCGAAAGTCGACATGACGTTTGCGCGCGGCTTGCGTGCCATTCTTCGTCAAGACCCAGACGTGGTGATGGTTGGTGAGATCCGTGACTTAGAGACTGCACAGATTGCAGTGCAAGCGTCTCTGACTGGTCACTTGGTTATGTCGACGCTACACACCAATACGGCAGTGGGTGCTATTACGCGTCTACGTGATATGGGCATCGAACCTTTCCTCATTTCATCTTCATTGCTTGGTGTGCTTGCTCAACGTCTGGTTCGTACCTTGTGTTCGGACTGTAAAGAGCCTTATGAAGCCGATAAAGAACAGAAGAAACTGTTTGGTTTAGAAGAGCATGAATCTCTGGTTTTACATCGTGCGACAGGATGTGAAGTCTGCAATCAGAAGGGCTACCGTGGTCGTACTGGTATTCATGAACTTCTGATGGTGGATGAGCAAGTTCAGGAGTTGATTCACAGCGAAGCGGGTGAACAAGAAATTGAAAAAGCCGTCCGTCAGCATACACCAAGTATTCGTAGCGATGGCCTAAGCAAAGTGAGCCGTGGCATTACCTCACTTGAAGAAGTCATGCGAGTGACCAAGGAAGCGTAA
- the gspG gene encoding type II secretion system major pseudopilin GspG: MKFKRSKQQGFTLLEVMVVVVILGILASVVVPNLLGNKEKADQQKAITDIVALENALDMYKLDNSVYPTTDQGLDALVNKPSNPEPRNYRDGGYIKRLPSDPWGNEYQYLSPGDNGTIDIFTLGADGQEGGEGPASDIGNWNMQDFQ; the protein is encoded by the coding sequence ATGAAATTTAAGCGTAGTAAACAACAAGGCTTTACACTTTTAGAAGTGATGGTTGTTGTGGTTATCCTAGGTATTTTGGCGAGTGTTGTTGTTCCTAACTTACTTGGTAACAAAGAAAAAGCAGACCAACAAAAAGCGATCACCGATATTGTTGCATTAGAAAATGCACTGGATATGTACAAGTTGGATAACAGCGTTTACCCAACAACAGACCAAGGTCTTGATGCGTTAGTAAACAAACCATCTAACCCAGAACCACGCAACTACCGCGATGGTGGCTACATTAAGCGTCTACCGTCTGATCCATGGGGCAATGAGTACCAATACCTAAGCCCTGGTGACAATGGTACGATTGATATCTTTACTCTAGGTGCAGATGGACAAGAGGGCGGTGAAGGCCCTGCGTCGGATATCGGCAACTGGAACATGCAAGATTTCCAATAA
- the gspI gene encoding type II secretion system minor pseudopilin GspI has product MRHSKQSRIGSSSLHTRGMTLLEVLVALAIFATAAISVIRSVSQHINTVSYLEEKMFAAMVVDNQMANVMLSTEKLKAKKGTEELAGRTWYWKVTPVATAQPLLKAFDVSVATEKEASPVVTVRSYVAE; this is encoded by the coding sequence ATGCGACATTCTAAGCAAAGCCGTATCGGTTCTTCTTCGCTTCATACTAGAGGCATGACGTTGTTGGAAGTGTTGGTCGCATTGGCGATTTTTGCGACGGCGGCAATCAGTGTGATTCGCTCGGTGAGTCAACACATTAATACTGTCAGTTATTTAGAAGAAAAAATGTTTGCAGCCATGGTTGTGGATAACCAAATGGCCAATGTGATGCTCTCGACTGAAAAACTCAAAGCTAAAAAAGGCACTGAAGAGTTAGCGGGGCGAACTTGGTATTGGAAGGTAACTCCTGTTGCCACCGCGCAGCCATTGCTGAAAGCATTTGATGTCAGTGTCGCAACTGAAAAAGAAGCGAGTCCTGTTGTGACGGTGAGAAGCTATGTTGCGGAGTAA
- a CDS encoding type II secretion system protein M → MKNLIAQAQTWWNSISQREQRLVMGGGVIAIIGMIYWGLLQPMNQRAELAQTRIQSEKQLLNWVQDKADDITALRKSGGVSFSNQPLNQLVSSSARRYKVELIRVQPRNESVQVWIKPLAFNQMVDWLRYLKEQQGIEVEFLDIDRTDQAGMIDVNRLQFKRG, encoded by the coding sequence ATGAAGAATTTAATCGCTCAGGCTCAAACTTGGTGGAATAGCATCTCACAACGTGAACAACGTTTGGTGATGGGTGGTGGTGTGATTGCCATTATCGGAATGATTTATTGGGGGCTACTACAGCCAATGAATCAACGAGCTGAACTCGCTCAGACTCGAATTCAGTCAGAAAAACAGTTGTTGAATTGGGTGCAAGACAAGGCTGATGATATTACTGCTCTACGCAAAAGTGGTGGAGTCAGCTTCTCTAATCAACCTCTGAACCAATTAGTTTCTTCTTCTGCTCGTCGTTACAAAGTGGAGCTGATTCGAGTTCAACCACGTAATGAAAGTGTTCAAGTTTGGATTAAGCCATTGGCATTTAACCAGATGGTGGATTGGTTGCGTTACCTAAAAGAACAACAAGGTATTGAGGTGGAATTTCTCGATATCGATCGTACAGACCAAGCAGGCATGATTGATGTGAACCGCCTGCAATTTAAGCGAGGTTAA
- the gspK gene encoding type II secretion system minor pseudopilin GspK, translating into MAKRQRGVALIIVLMLLAIMTTVAASMSERLFLQFQRGANQINYQQAYWYSLGVEALAEIGIEQSYEDSDTINMSQPWAIKEQVYPLDYGQAAGRIVDKQACFNMNVLASVQPSGDSTNRPYLVQVFQRLMEEMDVEPYQAEVIADSTWEYVDSDSTVRSAAGVEDSTYEAMKPAYLPPNGLMADASELRAVYQVTGDIYQKIAPMICAIPTDDWRLNVNTIEVEQAPILVAMFSPGLSSSDAVQLIEKRPFDGWDSVDEFLAESELAGLSDDVKKNAKGYLGVDSSFFELDAQVLVDESRVRIRSLLQSTDRETVTVVRRRFGGISERVSDRSAE; encoded by the coding sequence ATGGCTAAACGACAGCGTGGTGTAGCGCTTATTATTGTTTTAATGCTGCTAGCGATTATGACGACCGTTGCAGCAAGTATGTCTGAGCGATTGTTTTTGCAGTTTCAGCGAGGCGCAAACCAGATCAATTACCAACAGGCGTATTGGTATAGTTTGGGGGTTGAGGCGTTGGCTGAAATTGGTATCGAACAGAGCTACGAAGACAGCGATACCATTAATATGAGCCAGCCTTGGGCAATTAAAGAACAAGTGTATCCGCTAGATTATGGTCAAGCGGCCGGACGCATCGTAGACAAACAAGCTTGCTTTAATATGAATGTATTAGCGAGTGTTCAGCCATCGGGTGACTCGACAAATCGTCCTTACTTGGTGCAAGTGTTCCAGCGCTTGATGGAAGAGATGGACGTGGAACCATACCAAGCGGAAGTGATTGCTGATTCGACTTGGGAGTACGTCGATAGCGACAGCACAGTGCGCTCCGCTGCAGGTGTAGAAGACAGCACTTATGAGGCAATGAAGCCTGCGTATTTACCACCCAATGGCCTGATGGCTGATGCCAGCGAACTGAGAGCGGTATATCAAGTCACGGGTGACATTTATCAGAAGATCGCACCGATGATTTGTGCTATTCCCACAGACGATTGGCGTTTGAACGTAAATACTATTGAAGTCGAACAAGCGCCGATCTTAGTCGCGATGTTTTCTCCTGGCTTGAGTTCTAGTGATGCGGTGCAGTTAATTGAAAAGCGCCCTTTCGATGGTTGGGATAGTGTTGATGAATTTTTAGCTGAGTCAGAATTAGCTGGCTTGAGCGATGATGTAAAGAAAAATGCTAAAGGCTATTTAGGAGTCGATAGCTCCTTTTTTGAATTGGACGCACAAGTACTGGTGGATGAATCCCGAGTACGTATCCGTAGTCTTTTACAAAGTACAGATAGAGAAACGGTGACTGTCGTTCGCCGTCGTTTTGGAGGAATCAGTGAGCGAGTTTCTGACCGTTCGGCTGAGTAG
- the gspF gene encoding type II secretion system inner membrane protein GspF — translation MAAFEYKALDAKGKQKKGTIEGDNARQVRQRLKEQGMIPVEVVEAKAKAAKSSGGSVGFKRGIKTAELALITRQLSTLVQSGMPLEECLKAVSEQAEKPRIRTMIAAVRSKVTEGYPLADSLGDYPHVFDELYLSMVAAGEKSGHLDTVLERLADYVENRQKMRSKLLQAMIYPVVLVVFAVGIVSLLLSSVVPKIIEPIIQMGQELPQSTQFLLSASEFVQEWGLIIFIVVVVLFYGLKLALQKPNFRLAWDRKILSLPLIGKISRGLNTSRFARTLSICTSSAIPILEGMRVAVDVMSNRYVKQQVLVAADNVREGASLRKALDQTRLFPPMMLHMISSGEQSGELESMLTRAADNQDQNFESTVNIALGIFTPVLIALMAGLVLFIVMATLMPMLEMNNLMSG, via the coding sequence ATGGCAGCATTTGAATACAAAGCGCTGGATGCGAAAGGCAAGCAGAAGAAAGGCACAATTGAAGGGGATAACGCTCGTCAGGTGCGCCAACGCCTAAAAGAACAGGGAATGATTCCTGTCGAGGTAGTGGAAGCCAAAGCAAAAGCGGCTAAGTCTTCAGGCGGGTCAGTCGGATTCAAGCGTGGTATCAAAACCGCAGAACTTGCACTGATCACACGCCAGCTTTCAACACTCGTTCAATCGGGTATGCCATTAGAAGAGTGTTTGAAAGCTGTATCAGAGCAAGCAGAAAAGCCACGTATTCGTACTATGATTGCCGCCGTGCGTTCAAAAGTCACGGAAGGTTACCCTCTGGCAGATAGCCTGGGGGATTACCCGCATGTTTTCGACGAACTTTACCTTTCAATGGTTGCCGCGGGTGAAAAATCCGGTCACTTGGACACGGTGTTAGAGCGCTTGGCTGACTACGTAGAAAACCGTCAGAAGATGCGTTCTAAATTGCTGCAAGCCATGATTTACCCGGTGGTATTGGTGGTGTTTGCGGTTGGTATCGTCTCTCTGTTGCTCTCTTCTGTTGTTCCAAAGATCATCGAACCTATCATTCAGATGGGGCAAGAGTTACCTCAATCAACGCAATTTCTTTTGTCTGCGAGTGAGTTTGTCCAAGAGTGGGGGCTGATCATCTTTATCGTGGTGGTGGTGCTCTTTTACGGGCTTAAGCTGGCACTACAAAAACCGAACTTTCGTTTAGCGTGGGATAGAAAAATCCTTAGCCTACCGCTGATTGGTAAGATTTCTCGTGGCTTAAATACGTCGCGATTTGCGCGCACGCTATCGATTTGTACATCCAGTGCTATTCCGATTTTGGAAGGCATGCGAGTCGCGGTTGATGTTATGTCTAATCGTTACGTGAAACAGCAAGTTTTGGTGGCGGCAGATAACGTAAGAGAAGGTGCAAGCTTACGTAAAGCATTGGATCAAACTCGTTTGTTTCCACCAATGATGCTGCACATGATTTCTAGTGGTGAGCAGAGTGGTGAGCTTGAGAGTATGTTGACTCGTGCTGCGGATAACCAAGATCAAAACTTTGAATCTACGGTCAACATTGCACTTGGCATTTTCACCCCAGTATTGATTGCATTGATGGCAGGCTTGGTACTTTTCATCGTAATGGCGACATTGATGCCAATGTTGGAAATGAATAACTTAATGAGTGGATAA